Sequence from the Desulfobacterales bacterium genome:
GATCAGGATGATGGGTAGTTTGATTTTCATCATGAATATGCGCATCAGTTTTCCAATGTGAATTTTACCGTGGTTATGGCCCAGGTCTTGACCGGTACGCCCTGAACTGTTCCGGGAGAAAAACGCCAGGTCGATACGCACTGGATGACCGTTTGATCAAAAATTTTTTCAGGTTGGGAGCCCTTTATCTCAACGCGATCCACCAGGCCGGTTTCAGTTACCAGAAATTTGACCTTTACCCATCCCTCGATGCCCATCCGTTTGGCGCGCAGGGGGTACAGCGGCGGTATTTTTGATATTGGCGTGAGCGGTCGATCAATTTCACCAACCTCATAGGCGTCTTTCATAGGAGGCGGCCCGATATCCACCATGGCTATTGAGGTCGAGGCAAAGCCGGCCGGACCGGCCGGAAGCTTTGGATTAATTTCAAATTGAAGGGCCGGATGCGTTAAAATGTCCTGTGCCTGCCGGGGAATTTTCGTCCGTAAAGCATCCGGCGTGGATTCTTTTTTTGACGGAATGCTTTTTTCCGGCGGTTTTTGGGTCTCCGGCGGCTTTTCCGGTGGTTTGAGGCGGATGAAATTGATTGCCTGGATCGATCCTTGTGCGTCGGTGCGATCGGGTATGTCGCTGATGAGGCTCGGGATGATGCTGAACAGCGCGGCATTGAGAAAAAGTGCCAGGATAGCCGCCCCCAACCATCGAGAAATATTTTTCCATAATAATCGGGACGATGATTTTGCAGTAGCGGATATCGATATCCGGGCCTGATAATCGTTCATGAAATTTATGACCCCTGTCCGGTAGCAAGGCTGGCAGCCAGAGAAACATTTTCCGCTCCGGCGATCCGGCAACCGTCCATGACCTGAATGACCATTCCGGTATTGCTGGCTTTGTCTGCCACGATGATCACCTGTCCTTCGGGATTTTCCGCGATCGCTCGTTCCACATGAGCCCTGACGGCCCGGGAATCTATTTCCCGGTTGTCCATGAACACACGATTGTCTTCCGTGATTCCGATCAGTATTCCGGCTTTGTCTTTACTGACGGCTGTCGATGCGGTCGGGCGGTTGATATCCACCCCGGTTTCCTTGACAAAACTAGTGGTAACCAGAAAAAAAATCAGGAGAATAAACACCATATCGATCAACGGAGCGATATTCAATTCGACGCTTTGTTTTTTGGCCCGCCGGGCCGCTGTAATGTTTAACATATCAAACTCCGGGTTTCAGTCGTGAGTCGTGAGTCGTGAGTCGTGAGTCCTTTTTTTCACACAAATCGTTTCAGATAAATACCGAGAGCGGAGATTTGTTGTTTAAGGTTTTCCGCCCGTCGGGTGAGAAATGTTTTCATATAAATTCCGGGAATGGCGACCAGAAGTCCTGTCTGGGTGGTGATCAGGGCTTCCGAGATACCGCCTGCCATGGCCTTTGCGTTTCCGGTTCCATAAACGGAGATGATGTCAAAGGTTGTCATCATTCCCATGACGGTTCCCAGGAGCCCCAGAAGCGGCGCAACGCCGGCCAGCACCCCGATGGCCGACAGGTGCCGGTCCAGCATGGCCACGATATGCATGACGGTTTCGTCCAGTATGAACTGATCCGTTGTCCGATCACCGCTGCGGCGATTAATAAATTCGCGGACAAAATGGCTGGTAATGCCGGGGTATTGATTCGGGTCCGGCGCCCGGTTTTGACTGACATATTCTCCGGCCGTTTTCCGGGTGATGTTTTTTTCCCGGAGCCGCTTGAAATAAAACGCTTTGTGAATAATCAGTACCCACATGACAACCGATACCAGCATCAGCGGTATCATGACCATACCTCCCGACTGGATGTTTTCCGAGATCCGGTACAGGGTTTGTTCCAGAAAGTATGTCATGCCGCGTGCCCGGTTTTAAATATTACATTGGTCAGGGACACGGCTTTTTCTTCCATCTGTCCAATGATTTTTTCTGTTTTACGTGCCAGAATTGTATGACACAGCATAATGGGAATGGCTACGGCCAGACCCAGCATGGTGGTCACGAGGGCTTCACTGATACCGCCGGACATCATGCGCGGATCCCCGGTGCCATAATATGTAATGACGTGAAACGTATTGATCATTCCTGTGACGGTACCCAGAAGTCCCAGCAGGGGAGAAACGGTCGCCAGCATGCCCAGCGTGGACATGAACCGTTCCAGATGTGAAATTTCTCTCAGGATGGTTTCCTGCAGGACGTTTTCCATGTCCGGACGGGCCATATGACGGCATTCAAATCCAGCCAGAAGGACCCTGGGTACGGGCTTTTTTTCGACAGTGGCGCAGAGTTCCGGTATTTCCGACCACTTGCCTGCCGAAATCAGGGATTTTATTTTACCCATCAGCACATCCGCATTGATGTCCATCCGGCCCAGAACCCAGAATCGTTCAAGAATGATAAGAAATGCAATGACGGCAATGGCCAGGATGGGCCACACAATCGGACCGCCTTTCCATATCTGATCCACCAGGTTTAACTGATGGGTCAGCTGCCTGAGCGCTGCGCCGCGGGAAATGTCCATGAATACATCTTCGGTGGTTCCATTCATGTAGTGGTTAATATTTTTTTGAATTCTGGCCGCCGGCAGTTTGGACAGGGCAAAAAACCGGTTGCTTTTATCCGAGTAGATCAGAAAGCCAGTTTCTTTTTCAAGCCGGTAGGCCGCCGTGAAGTTGCCCAGAGTCAAAATGTCGGCGGTGGTTTCATGCCCGGAACGCTCGACGATGGGCCCCTGCTGAATACGCACCTCGCCGGATCGACGGATTTCATCAAACAGCAGATCTGTCATCTGCCGGATATCGTCCATCCCGGGAAAAGCGGAATCCGCCAGAATCGGTTTCAGAATGCGGCTACGGCCGGGATCAAAGGCTGCCTGATGGCTCTGGTCCAGCAGCGTGTTAAGATCTTTGGCCGTGGTTTGTATAAAGCCAGTGAGTTCTTTTACCATGGCGGCCGCTTCATTGAGCTGTGACAGGGCCTGTTTTTCTTTTACCATAAGTTGAGAATCTGTTTTCTCAAGCTGTTTATGGGTTTGCTTCAGCGATTGATTGGCGGATTTGAGGCGATTGATTTCAGCCGTCAGGGCGGTTTTGTCCGCCAGAATATGTTGCCGGCTTTTTTCGGCTTCCTGTTCGGCCTGCTTACGTTCGTTTTCGACTTTTTTCAGAACATTGTCTTGCGTTTGCCGGGTCGCCAGGGTAACGGCGCGCATGTCTTCGGCAACCGCGGGATAAAACGGGGTGGCCAAAAAAAGAATAGTTGAAGCGATTATAAGCCATAATTTCATTTGACGAGAACCTTTCCGATCGGCAGCGATACCAGATCTGCCGCCCGGTGTTTTGAACCGATTTCAATTGCCGAGTGAATGGCCGAATTGTACCGGGCGGGAAGCCGTTCCCATTGCTGGTTTGCCGGATCATAAAATCCGGTGATCTGTTGATCCAGCGAACGGCAGAACAGCGACAGTTTTCCGAGCCTGAAAATATCCGCCAGAAGTCGGTTCCCGTTCAAATCGATTTTTTTTCTGTACACTTCTACGGTATTGCCGTATTCGGCCTCGATGAAGAGCGCTTCCATCCATCTACGGTATTTTTCTGCGGTGGTGACGGTTTGGTCCCTCATCATGTCGCGCAGCTTCCGGATTCTCTGATCACGTTCCTCCTGAAGAAACGGCAGATCCTTCTGGACATGTTCGACATATCGGGTCATGATATCGTTAAGAAACGGCGACAGTTCATCGGATATTCGCATAATTTGTTGAATCTGATTCTCAAGGGATTCAATTTTTTCCCGTCGAGTGTCTATTTCGGCAGTCAATTCCTGGTGTTTCAGCTCCAGTGTCTCGTTTTCCTTTTGCAGCATTCGAAATTCCGCTTCCAGATTCGTTTTTTTTGCCGCCCATTCATCCTCGGCTCGCTGCGTATTTTGACGGGTCTTGACAGCCTCTTTCACGGGGGTCTGCAGCTGTGTGCTTAAATCCCGGCCCCACACCGGCAGTGTCAGAAACGCGATCCATATGGCTGAAAATAAAAATACCCAAAGCTTTCTCAAATCGGGTCCTCCTTTGAAGATAAGGGCTTGATCATGCTTGCGGCCACCATGTCGCGGAGTCCGTCCGGCCAGTGCCGGCTTCTCCAGCGCGATCCGGGAACGGACGAAACGCTGAGGCTACGAACAGCAAAATATGTCCGCAGTTATGATCGACCCCAAGATAATAACTGCTCGGTGTTCTATTTTATGTCGATCGTAAATGATTCGGAACGGGCCTGAGCGAACCCTTAAAAAAGCTGAATGACTGCCATGACGGTGTTTTGCTTTGTCTGAATAGATTGGATGGTTACTGAGCAGGAATAAAAAAACCGCGGTTTATGATGATTATTGGGGCTGATGTCAAATCCGCTGGTTAGTCTTCACCCGGTAATGACTATTTTTTCATGGTGTTTGCCCAGCAGAATGTGAAGCGTATTTCTTCTGGGTCAGGCGTAAAATTTAACCCTTAAAATACCAGCGGTATTCCTCTGGTAAAATTTTTTGCCTGTTACGAATTTGAAAAAATATCCTGTTTCCGAATGGATACGATTCATAATCCTGTGATCCACGACAGAGCGATACAACGTCAGGCAGGTTTTCCGGCTTCCGGATCATCCGATTTCTTTTTCCTTCCCGGGAATTGTAATAATCCCAGTGGTTTTATTCAAAGATATCGTCCCCGATTACGGCGGCGGGCCCACTCCCGAATTTCACGGGATTCCCTATTAAGCTGTTCGAGCACCTGTTTTAATAGTATTAATTATCCAATAATTTCTAATAAGTACTAAGCTTTTTGTCAAGTTTAATATCTGTTTTATCTTCACTTCGTCTGCTTTTCTGTCGATATCAGCGATGCAAAGATAAAACCGGGCATTGGATTGAGATACAGCCCATCAATTTCTTGCAGAACTCGAGAAAAAAAGGTATTTGATGAGGCTGTTGGCCCATGGTGACCATAATAAATATTGGCTTTTTGCCATGATTCTGTCGTGTGTCCAGCGGGTTGGGAATATTGAACATTTTTCCATCTCATCCTGAAACAAACATAAAAGTTCATACAAAATATCGGAGGAATTTATGAAAAAGCTTGCAGGCTTTCAAAAAAAATATTTGAGGGGACTTGCTCACGCACTGAAGCCGGTTATCATCGTCGGACAAAAAGGAATGAGCCCCGCGCTCATTAAATCCGTTGACGAGGCGCTGTTAACCCATGAGCTGATTAAAGTGAAATTTAATGAGTTCAAGGAAAAGGAGCAGAAAAAAGAGATTTCTGAGTTTATTGAAAAGCAAGCCGGCTGCGAACAGGTGGGGATGATCGGCCATATCGTCACATTTTATCGGACACATCCGGATTCGGAACAGAGAAAGATCACTGTTCCGGAGCGTCAGAATCAAGAATAGGGCCAGCGCCTGAACTGCCAGGTGAGCGATTTGGTAAAGTTCGCATTTTTGCGTTGTAAATTGCCAGGCTCGATCATATCTTCGGCCACGTTGTCGCGGGACTCCGAGGCTGCGCACAGCAAAATATGGCCGCAGTTATGATCAAGCCCGGGAAATAATTAGAAAACGGACCGGTTGATCTGGCGCATCCATGTCCTTGCTCGATGCGCTGCTGGCGTTGTAAATTGTGCATTTGATGGCGGAACATGGCACTTGCAAATCAATTATTTTTAAGATAAATAAACTGATTGACATTCATAAAATGTGTTTTGTAATTATTTTGCAAATAATTTTTTTATGAATGATGGTGCCGGGGGAGGGGACAGAATTATTGATTGATGCCTGAGACCATAACTCTGTTATTACAGCGTCGGGATGAATGAAAATATGTGATCAACCTCTGTAGTGTTAATATATCAAAAGGAAAGGAATTGCAGATACATGCAGGTACCGATGACCCCAAACCGAATTCTGAAACGCGCGGTTAAATTGTATCCGAACAAGGTAGCTGTAATTGATGGATCTGTTCGATTTACCTATTCACAGGTTCGTCAGCGGGTCACCCAGCTGGCAAATGCGACTTTTGATCTGAAGCTGTCACCCGGCGCACGCGTTGCGGTGCTGGATTATAATACCCACCGTTACATGGAGCTGTACTACGCCATGGCGCAATCCGGACGGGTTCTTCTTCCGCTTAATATCCTGATTTCGCCGGACGACTACAGTTATATTTTAAACGATGCCGAAGTGGAAGCCCTTATTTTCCATGCGGATTTTAAGCCAAAAGTGGATCAGTTCAGGAAAACCCTGAAAACCAAAATCAGTTTTTTTGTCGCGGATGGCCCTGCCGATGAAGACTGGATCACCGGCACCTATGAAGACCTGGTTGCCAATTCATCGACGGAGGGAAAATGGTGCGATCCGGACGATGAAAATGATCTGCTGAATCTGTATTATACCAGCGGGACAACCGGCCGGCCAAAAGGGGTCATGCTGACGCATCGGAATATATATGTCAATGCCCTGGCAACGATTATCACCTTTACATTGAAAGACAGTACGGTTTTTATGCATGTCGCCCCGCTGTTTCATATTGCCGATGCCTTTTTTATATGGGCGGTGACCTATCAGGGGGGGGCTCATGTCATGATGCGGCAGTTCAGGCCAAAGGCCGTACTGCAAACCATGCAGGATGAAAAAATCACCGATACACTCATGGTTCCCACCATGATCAGCTGTATCCTTGAAATGGGTAATTTTGATCTGTTTGATCTTACCGCTCTGGAAAAGATCATGGTCGGCGGAGCCTCCATGTCGCCGGCCAATGCCAAACGGATGAAGAAAAAATTCGGCTGTGAGTATGTGCCCGGTTACGGCTTGACTGAAACATGCCCGCTGCTGGCCGCCGGCAATCTAAAAGAAACTCTGTCAGATCAGCCTGAAGATATTAAAATAGACCATATCACCCGAACCGGCCTTGAAGTGGTCGGGGTGGATCTGAGAGTGGTGAATAAGAATGGTGGCGATGTTCCATGGGACGGGATGAGCGTCGGTGAAATCATTGTCCGGGGAGATAATGTGATGAAGGGGTACTGGAACCTCCCGGACGAAACAGCCAAAGTCATGAAAAATGGATATTTTTACACCGGTGATCTGGCAAATGTGGACAGTGAAGGCTATATTTTCATTGTTGACCGCGCCAAGGATATCATTATCCGGAGCGGGGAAAACATCGCGTCCGTTGAGATTGAAAATTTTTTGTACGCCCATCCGGCAGTCCTGGATTGCGCGGTTATCGCGTTTCCGGATAAACGGTGGGGAGAAGTGCCCAAGGCGCTGGTGACGCTGAAACAAGAGGCGACGGTGACGGAAAAAGAGCTTGTCTCCTATTGCCGGAAGGGACTGGCCCGGTTCAAGGTTCCTAAATATATCGTCTTTATAGATGAAATGCCCAAAACCGGCTCCGGAAAGATAATGAAAATAGAATTGAGAAAGCGGTACGGGAGCCCCATTGGTGAAATAAACGGCAAAATTCGATTATAAAAAAGCGTTCATCTTTGGACCGATACCGGCACAACCCGTCGAATTCGTTCTCCCGGATTTTAAAATTCTGGAAGATATTTCAATGATCCATGGTCTGCTCAAAATTTACAAATGTAGCGATAAAATTTTCTCCCAACTGATAATTTGATATATCACTGATCTTATAGCCTGAAATTTGATCTTTCGCCTCTTTATGCAGCAGCATGTATTCTTCATGCTTTGTGGTGGTCAATACCAATGAAAAATTTCCGGGTTTGAAATACCTCAGAATCACCCGAATCAGAGACGGGCAGTATTTTTCCATGATATTGGTTTCAAAACTTGCGTAAGAGCCCTCAGGCTGGGGCGTGATGTGAACCGTATAATAACTGGAATCAAACACCGCGTTCATGGAATATCCACAAGGCGAAAACTGGCAGCAGTCCGCGGTTGCCTCCGGATAAAGTGTATTCAACCACGACAGTTTTCCTTCCTGCTGAAAACCGGCTGGCGGCTTTTCGGCATACACTTCCAGCAGACAGGGGGCGATATTCGTCATCAGAATCTGAAGTTTTACATCCCGCATAGGCGTATTGTCTGCGGAATCTGAAAGAAATATATGCCAGTGTTCATGATCGGCAGGCCCCATCCGATAACTTTTCCCCGGGAAATACGTCTGGACAAAAGCAGCTTCCGTTTCAAAATTCGATGTCTGGTGAAGGGGATATGTCAGATTTTTTCGTTCATAAAGCGCGAACATGATGTCTTTCGGGTCAATAAACCGAAGAATTTCAGGCAACGCATCGGTCAGAAGCGCCTTACCCCCGTTAATCATCAGGATTCGGTTGTTCCACACGAAAAGGCTGGCTTCGCCCAACAGATAGGCATCCACGCGGGCGATGGCTATGTGGCTGACAATTGTAAATCCCGCCGCTTTGGCTACCCGGTCCCACTTGCCGTCCCGATTGTCCCGAATGGTTTTATGCGGTCGGCGCAGGATTAATTCCAGTTTATTTTCAGAACCTTCAAACGGAAGATACATTTTCCGTGCTGCGGGTTTGATTTCAGACCCCGGTATTATCGCAGAAATTTGTTTGTTCATTTTGTCGATTTGATCCTATAAGCAAAATTTCTGAGCAAGAAAGAAAAAGGGACCAACCACATCCAGATGCAGCCAGCCCCTCGTTTCCACAGACAAAGTTAATCAATCATAGCCCTGCAAGCACCGCGTCCTCATCCGGTTGTTCATAGATTACTTCATACTTTGACGCATGCTGCTCCTGCGTCACCAGACTGACGCTCACCATCGCAATCAGTGCGACCACAGGAGATATGAGCGTATCCAGACCGGCCAGATGCTCAGGAATATAAAAATAAAGGACCAGTCGGGTGAAAGTCCCGACAATAACCGCGGCCAGTGCTCCTGGAGCATTTGCCTTTTTCCAGTATATGCCCAATACCAATGGAACCAGACAGCCGGCAAACACGACATCAAAGGCGAGAACCAACAGGATTCCCGGCTCCGGTTTGACATGGGCCAGATAAATAGCAAAAGCCACGACGGGAAATGCCATGCACCGGCTGATAAAAAGAAGTTTACGGTCGGTCACGCGGACAGCTTTTCCGCCGTGAAACATTCGATTCCAGACCGGCAAAATATTTTTTTGGAGCAGATTTCTTCCCATCACCGTCGATACGCCTAAGATTCCACCATTAGCGGTAGATGCTCCCGCGCCGATAATTCCGCCCATTATAAACAACCCGAAAAGAAACGGAACGCCCAGCATCGCCATATTCGGTAAAACCATTCTGGAATCGGTAAGTCCCGGAAACATCTTCAGGCTCATTAATCCGATGAAGGAACAGGCAACACCGGTTACCAGGGTCAACGCTGCGCCAAAAAAACATCCTTTTCTGGCAACATCAGGGTTTTTGGCAGCAAAAATTCTTTCCATGAAGTCCAGAGCGACAATATCGCCGAATGCCAGCGCTGCAATACCTGCCCAATTTAAAAGCGCGCCGTCTTTAATATTCATCAATCCACTTAAATCCAAGTAATTTTCCGGAATCGCCGTGGAAAAAAAATCCCATCCATAATGGAAATACAACCAGAACGCGCATCCCACAAACCCGAAAATGGCAGGATAAATCTGCACGATGTCCGTAGCCGCGGAAGAGTAAAGCCCTCCGGCAACCGTATACACCAATATGAAAATCGATATAAATATCAACGCCCACGTGTAATCAATCTCAAAAACCATGGAAATAATCCAGGCAGAACCGGCAAAATTTCCGGCGACCAGTATCGCAAAGCTGAAACTCATCAAAAGCGAAACAAGTACCTCTACTGACGATCCATATCTTCTCGCATAAAAATCAGGAAGCGTCATCAGCTTCATCTTGTTCAACGGTTTTGCAAAAAACAATCCGGTTAAAATAAGGCACAACGCCAGGCCCAGCGGAAACTGGAATCCTGACCAGAATCCGGCGCCATATGCCCCTGCAGAGTTACCCATCGTGGCATTTGCATCCAATGATTGCGCCAGAAGCATTGATCCTATAAGAAAAAACGGAAGGCTGTTACCGCAGACGATGTAGCGTTTCCCGCTACCCTTCACCAAAAAATACATACCTGCACCAAGTACAAAATACACCGCTATAAAACAAAGTAATCCAATGGCCATAGGTGACATCTATAATACCTCTTTCATCTCGAACTGGTTTATTTCCAATTTTATCTTGAACTGGTTTATTTCCAATGCAACGAAAATACTGGCGGGAATTAAATTTTTGAAGCATGTGTTAGTGTTAAACCTCTTTGTAATTACGATGCTGGTGTTCAGGGGGGAGAACATCATTTTAATTTTTGCGGGGATCTGATCGCATACGACAGATGGACCCGAAAAGTTTTCCGACACCGCAGCTACTGGTTCTTGAGATGCGCTGTTTCATATTTTTTTTATGATTCAAACCCTGCATAACTTTTCCCCGGTAGATGGATCATGTCTTCCTTTGCCCGAAGAAAAACGTATCCATTTTGTCGGTCAATTGCTTATTTTAAATCAAACCGATACAGGCTATCAGCCTTATTTAGTAGCCTTTAATCTGTTTCGGGAAATAATCCTCGCAGCCGCCTTCACGATAAACGTCCAGGGTGGTGCAGTGCAGCGCGCCGCCGAACGGAATTACGTGCTGGTACGGAATTGGAATAACTTCCATTCCGAGTTTATCCAGCTGTTCGCAGTATGCGGTTTCGTGCGCCTCGACACAGACCGTTTTCGGATCGATCGAGAAGGTGTTCATTGAAATCCAGGATTTACCATTGTACAGACCGGTCAGGTAACATCTGTTCTGGTGAACGAATGTCGGCCGTGCAGCCGGAACCATTTCCCAGTCGTTCTTTTTGAACAGGTCCCACAGCTCAGGGGTCCGCGGCGCCCAGTCCGGATTGTACATGACAAGGCCGGGTCTCATCGGAACAAAGTTTACGTCAATGTGCCACGGGTGGAAATTGTTCGGTTTGTTCGCATCCAGAGGCGTGTCGAACAGCACATGGTGAAGCCGCAGTCCGAGCGCTGAGCACATACGTTTGAGCCAGTCCATACCGCCCTTGTTCGTTACGCATGAACCCTGATGGAAGATGTCCTTACCAAAACGCATTGCATCTGCCGCATCCCAGAGAGGTTCTTTTTCGGTCAGCTGGAACTCCCAGTTGTGCAGTTTTTCTCTTTTCTGCTCATCTGTCCAGGTGTTTTCAAAGTCATAATAGTAATTTTTTACATAAGACTCGTCGGTCAGCCGCGGTTTGGGAGCTGCGAAATGAACACATTCCGGATCTTCCTTGAAGTATTTCTCAAAGATCGGTCTCAGGTTCAGAAATTCCCAATACCGGGTACGGCGGGAGGTTGTGGCCTCAATGATGTAGTTACCATGAATCATGGTTACGTCGCGGACGTTGTTGACACCGTGGCAGTTGAGCTGGGTCCAGTCCGGTGTTGAAACGGGTTTGTTCATCATGAAATCTTCGATATCGATCCGTTCGACTACCGCGCCGCGTTTTTCTATCTGGGCGACGAAATAGTTCATCTGCTCGTTGGCCTTATCGATCATTTCCTGAGGGAAAGGACCCCAGGAACCGAGGGGATAACCGCCAGCCGGACGATCATACCACCACGCCGGCTCCGGTGCGGGGATGTTGGTGCCTTCGGGTCTTCCGATAATAACGCGTTTGAGCGGATCCCACTCATTCCACGAATTGACTATTTTTGCCATTCTCGTACTCCTTTTTCTTTTTACCTGTTTCGTACTCCTTTTTCTTTTTACCTGAAATTTGAAATTTTTTTTTCCATACTCCAATTATCAGACATGTTGCATCAACTTTTTTTACGAATGTGTCGTTGATACATAAAATTAAATACCGCACTTGATTTTTTTCATATAGCTCGATAGTGATCTTTGTTTCAAAG
This genomic interval carries:
- the yhbY gene encoding ribosome assembly RNA-binding protein YhbY, producing the protein MKKLAGFQKKYLRGLAHALKPVIIVGQKGMSPALIKSVDEALLTHELIKVKFNEFKEKEQKKEISEFIEKQAGCEQVGMIGHIVTFYRTHPDSEQRKITVPERQNQE
- a CDS encoding DUF3450 domain-containing protein, with the translated sequence MRKLWVFLFSAIWIAFLTLPVWGRDLSTQLQTPVKEAVKTRQNTQRAEDEWAAKKTNLEAEFRMLQKENETLELKHQELTAEIDTRREKIESLENQIQQIMRISDELSPFLNDIMTRYVEHVQKDLPFLQEERDQRIRKLRDMMRDQTVTTAEKYRRWMEALFIEAEYGNTVEVYRKKIDLNGNRLLADIFRLGKLSLFCRSLDQQITGFYDPANQQWERLPARYNSAIHSAIEIGSKHRAADLVSLPIGKVLVK
- a CDS encoding MotA/TolQ/ExbB proton channel family protein is translated as MTYFLEQTLYRISENIQSGGMVMIPLMLVSVVMWVLIIHKAFYFKRLREKNITRKTAGEYVSQNRAPDPNQYPGITSHFVREFINRRSGDRTTDQFILDETVMHIVAMLDRHLSAIGVLAGVAPLLGLLGTVMGMMTTFDIISVYGTGNAKAMAGGISEALITTQTGLLVAIPGIYMKTFLTRRAENLKQQISALGIYLKRFV
- a CDS encoding TonB family protein, producing MNDYQARISISATAKSSSRLLWKNISRWLGAAILALFLNAALFSIIPSLISDIPDRTDAQGSIQAINFIRLKPPEKPPETQKPPEKSIPSKKESTPDALRTKIPRQAQDILTHPALQFEINPKLPAGPAGFASTSIAMVDIGPPPMKDAYEVGEIDRPLTPISKIPPLYPLRAKRMGIEGWVKVKFLVTETGLVDRVEIKGSQPEKIFDQTVIQCVSTWRFSPGTVQGVPVKTWAITTVKFTLEN
- a CDS encoding serine/threonine protein kinase, whose product is MAKIVNSWNEWDPLKRVIIGRPEGTNIPAPEPAWWYDRPAGGYPLGSWGPFPQEMIDKANEQMNYFVAQIEKRGAVVERIDIEDFMMNKPVSTPDWTQLNCHGVNNVRDVTMIHGNYIIEATTSRRTRYWEFLNLRPIFEKYFKEDPECVHFAAPKPRLTDESYVKNYYYDFENTWTDEQKREKLHNWEFQLTEKEPLWDAADAMRFGKDIFHQGSCVTNKGGMDWLKRMCSALGLRLHHVLFDTPLDANKPNNFHPWHIDVNFVPMRPGLVMYNPDWAPRTPELWDLFKKNDWEMVPAARPTFVHQNRCYLTGLYNGKSWISMNTFSIDPKTVCVEAHETAYCEQLDKLGMEVIPIPYQHVIPFGGALHCTTLDVYREGGCEDYFPKQIKGY
- a CDS encoding biopolymer transporter ExbD; this encodes MLNITAARRAKKQSVELNIAPLIDMVFILLIFFLVTTSFVKETGVDINRPTASTAVSKDKAGILIGITEDNRVFMDNREIDSRAVRAHVERAIAENPEGQVIIVADKASNTGMVIQVMDGCRIAGAENVSLAASLATGQGS
- a CDS encoding DUF3450 family protein, which gives rise to MKLWLIIASTILFLATPFYPAVAEDMRAVTLATRQTQDNVLKKVENERKQAEQEAEKSRQHILADKTALTAEINRLKSANQSLKQTHKQLEKTDSQLMVKEKQALSQLNEAAAMVKELTGFIQTTAKDLNTLLDQSHQAAFDPGRSRILKPILADSAFPGMDDIRQMTDLLFDEIRRSGEVRIQQGPIVERSGHETTADILTLGNFTAAYRLEKETGFLIYSDKSNRFFALSKLPAARIQKNINHYMNGTTEDVFMDISRGAALRQLTHQLNLVDQIWKGGPIVWPILAIAVIAFLIILERFWVLGRMDINADVLMGKIKSLISAGKWSEIPELCATVEKKPVPRVLLAGFECRHMARPDMENVLQETILREISHLERFMSTLGMLATVSPLLGLLGTVTGMINTFHVITYYGTGDPRMMSGGISEALVTTMLGLAVAIPIMLCHTILARKTEKIIGQMEEKAVSLTNVIFKTGHAA
- a CDS encoding long-chain-fatty-acid--CoA ligase — translated: MQVPMTPNRILKRAVKLYPNKVAVIDGSVRFTYSQVRQRVTQLANATFDLKLSPGARVAVLDYNTHRYMELYYAMAQSGRVLLPLNILISPDDYSYILNDAEVEALIFHADFKPKVDQFRKTLKTKISFFVADGPADEDWITGTYEDLVANSSTEGKWCDPDDENDLLNLYYTSGTTGRPKGVMLTHRNIYVNALATIITFTLKDSTVFMHVAPLFHIADAFFIWAVTYQGGAHVMMRQFRPKAVLQTMQDEKITDTLMVPTMISCILEMGNFDLFDLTALEKIMVGGASMSPANAKRMKKKFGCEYVPGYGLTETCPLLAAGNLKETLSDQPEDIKIDHITRTGLEVVGVDLRVVNKNGGDVPWDGMSVGEIIVRGDNVMKGYWNLPDETAKVMKNGYFYTGDLANVDSEGYIFIVDRAKDIIIRSGENIASVEIENFLYAHPAVLDCAVIAFPDKRWGEVPKALVTLKQEATVTEKELVSYCRKGLARFKVPKYIVFIDEMPKTGSGKIMKIELRKRYGSPIGEINGKIRL